A DNA window from Calliphora vicina chromosome 1, idCalVici1.1, whole genome shotgun sequence contains the following coding sequences:
- the GatA gene encoding glutamyl-tRNA(Gln) amidotransferase subunit A, mitochondrial has product MRRHLKQNIKQLTTSYQNGFYSPRHVTDCALDNAVKFKELNAFIRITPELALHQAKESAHRYHEKQSKGALDGITIAIKDNFCTENVHTTCASKMLENFVPPYNATVYERLLKAGAILIGKTNMDQFAMGSGTVDSIFGPSKNCWSEDFSENNWRITGGSSGGSALAVASGICYGSIGSDTGGSTRNPASYCGVVGFKPTYGLVSRHGLIPLVNSMDVPGIFTRCVSDCVDILNAVAGPDNRDSTTIKKPYRQINLSEPDQIDLKNIRIGIPKEYHCNGLSAEVLQTWRKIADILETGGAQVKQVSLPHTAASIFVYSILNQCEIASNMARYDGIEYGHRADDDSSTEQLYAKTRAEGFNNVVKTRILTGNYFLLRQNYDKYFEKALRVRRLIAEDFQRVFVTGDNDEKADILLTPSTLSDAPLYKDFVSVSNRDQCAVQDFCTQPANMAGIPAISIPIRVSSQGLPIGLQLMSNTLNEEQLLTVARWIEAQVNFNCFDNEQLSKISK; this is encoded by the exons ATGCGAAGacatttgaaacaaaatataaaacaa CTGACGACCAGCTACCAAAATGGTTTTTATTCACCCCGGCATGTTACTGATTGTGCCTTAGATAATGCTGTTAAGTTTAAAGAGCTAAATGCCTTCATCCGCATCACACCGGAGTTGGCGTTACATCAGGCCAAAGAATCAGCCCATCGTTATCATGAGAAACAAAGTAAGGGTGCATTGGATGGTATAACCATTGCCATAAAGGATAATTTCTGTACCGAAAATGTACACACAACCTGTGCCTCAAA aatGTTGGAAAACTTTGTACCGCCTTACAATGCCACCGTTTATGAACGTTTGTTGAAAGCTGGTGCTATTTTAATAGGAAAAACAAATATGGATCAATTTGCTATGGGTTCTGGTACGGTAGATTCTATTTTTGGTCCATCCAAAAATTGTTGGAGTGAAGATTTTAGTGAAAACAACTGGCGTATAACTGGTGGTAGTTCTGGGGGCTCAGCCTTAGCTGTTGCCAGTGGCATTTGTTATGG TTCAATTGGTTCCGATACTGGCGGCTCAACTCGTAATCCTGCCTCGTATTGTGGTGTTGTAGGTTTCAAACCAACCTACGGTTTAGTTTCCAGACATGGACTTATTCCCTTAGTAAATTCCATGGATGTACCTGGTATATTTACACGTTGTGTAAGCGATTGTGTGGATATTCTAAATGCGGTGGCTGGTCCAGATAATCGAGACTCCACTACCATCAAAAAACCTTATCGCCAAATTAACCTTTCCGAACCAGatcaaattgatttaaaaaacataCGTATTGGCATACCTAAAGAATATCATTGTAATGGCTTATCAGCAGAAGTACTACAGACCTGGAGAAAAATTGCCGATATACTGGAAACTGGAGGGGCGCAAGTGAAACAAGTTTCGCTTCCACACACTGCAGCCAGTATTTTTGTGTACTCGATTTTAAATCAATGTGAAATAGCCAGTAATATGGCCCGTTACGATGGCATAGAATATGGTCATCGTGCCGATGATGACAGCAGTACGGAACAATTATATGCGAAAACAAGAGCCGAAGGATTTAATAATGTGGTAAAGACCAGAATTTTAACTGGCAACTACTTCTTATTGCGCcaaaattatgataaatattttgagaaggcTTTACGAGTAAGACGTTTAATTGCCGAAGACTTTCAACGTGTTTTTGTCACTGGCGACAATGATGAAAAAGCGGATATACTTTTAACACCATCTACATTATCGGATGCACCATTATATAAGGATTTTGTTTCGGTTTCGAATCGCGATCAATGTGCAGTGCAAGATTTCTGTACTCAGCCGGCCAATATGGCTGGCATACCTGCAATTTCCATACCAATCAGAGTGTCTAGTCAAGGCTTGCCCATAGGTCTGCAACTAATGAGCAATACTCTCAACGAAGAACAGCTGCTTACTGTTGCCAGATGGATAGAGGCCCAAgtcaattttaattgttttgataATGAACAACTTTCCAAaattagtaaataa
- the NP15.6 gene encoding NADH dehydrogenase [ubiquinone] 1 beta subcomplex subunit 11, mitochondrial produces the protein MSALLRFANRAVVQRSLAYNQSLSVVRSIKTSPKKDETAASVAPVTKDDFANPNPKNWVSYGFDTKDESNDRNSTKSSFFFAVTLCLAWGTFFWAYLPDTQLRDWAQREAYLELRRREKAGVDLVSPNYIDPAKIVLPSDDDIADMEIII, from the coding sequence atgTCAGCTCTTTTGCGTTTTGCCAATCGTGCTGTTGTACAGCGTTCTTTGGCCTACAATCAATCGCTCAGTGTTGTGCGTAGCATTAAAACCTCACCAAAAAAAGATGAAACTGCTGCCTCTGTTGCACCCGTAacaaaagacgattttgcaaaTCCAAATCCCAAGAACTGGGTTAGTTACGGTTTCGATACAAAGGATGAGAGCAATGATCGCAATTCGACAAAGTCGTCTTTCTTCTTTGCCGTAACTTTGTGTTTGGCTTGGGGCACATTCTTCTGGGCATATTTGCCCGACACACAATTGCGTGATTGGGCACAACGTGAAGCCTACTTAGAATTGCGTCGTCGTGAAAAGGCCGGTGTGGATTTGGTCAGTCCCAACTATATTGATCCTGCCAAAATTGTGCTGCCTTCTGATGATGACATTGCCGATATGGAAATCAtcatttaa
- the LOC135964209 gene encoding guided entry of tail-anchored proteins factor 1: protein MFLFIAILLICFFLTFAADIIKLLKISKLFAPKQHNAVLEDNLRKAREELEKVMNSGADSGEYTFFIKSMRAKEKVKDLEQKIRSERTVGQLKGASVEIMLNYGLKTLLYLTLVIISIRNRYNPVLVFGEQFNFQPLQGLLTFPTGVPNAVSVPVWVLSCNVTFRLISGLIKQK, encoded by the exons atgtttttatttatagccATACTATTGATATGTTTCTTTCTAACTTTTGCCGCTGATATTATTAAATTG ctgaaaatatcaaaattatttgcACCAAAACAGCACAATGCAGTTTTGGAAGATAACTTACGCAAAGCGCGTGAGGAATTGGAAAAAGTCATGAATTCTGGTGCCGATAGTGGAgaatatacatttttcattaaaagtaTGAGAGCCAAAGAAAAAGTTAAAgatttggaacaaaaaatacgCAGTGAACGTACAGTCGGCCAATTGAAAGGAGCCTCAGTGGAGATTATGCTTAATTATGGCTTAAAGACGTTGCTTTATTTAACATTAGTTATTATTTCGATAAGAAATCGTTACAATCCGGTTTTGGTATTTGGTGAACAATTTAATTTCCAACCTTTACAGGGCCTGCTAACTTTTCCAACTGGTGTTCCCAATGCTGTCTCTGTACCAGTGTGGGTGTTGTCTTGCAATGTAACTTTTAGATTAATTTCTGGactaattaaacaaaaataa
- the LOC135959690 gene encoding uncharacterized protein C2orf42 homolog, translating to MLKSEVMCEKLTKNNILCRATLRGLKKCTSCGYINGQRALICRNVNCDLRKKRLAAIKPFDPIQLITYGRTKLYSLRSKEKLLQPRNFVSITDCVGPMESQPGAVCYVDNCKYDAFEPTHLVCRHIKACKVLRDVALAEVYPIDKSILWNLNIPVEQKQHLWDLYQLEEKMIHPIQKLNSSIFVVKCVESKMFPAGRLHVTVFSNMVPNKSGNFSCSCKKLKLILEPDNSVTMKQEICDHLLLLLAAILNKPEGKTLYGRFLDLLQYLWMPTSLNTPIVDCGTARPSQFMDYDLGLVKCKESIKVENDNSDDIFNFTEELFAENNIPDFSDIILDVNNDKQTNIQQFKKPPQQTPTSEMHIKDPKLNDTTACINAEDLDLNFSHIKTPQPIEATTANSTTQTVIDFNENGLSVIEQFQLNHNMQVSNDNIELAKDIENLNNLESQVMETSNIYPIYNNKQKSLLKTSITGSKFNNNAEELNLKPCINVINTTTVPVQKSIVLKQGPVKIIKLATPIQKLPFERNNKIIQISKLNPNKIILVKSNQAVAKQFILPQLTEANPADNKLPGLSYESWLDHIIEVINDSINIQDSSNVKSTFHVPETIFNHFNKTFALNNKRRLPNTTSVVKSGKYKDLIKYTWYLNQASAVQRIFSSKNLKIELERSYQRLNDGGFELYVPATIQLTENNNFRPIYPKIQLYKAFIQFSNNAELSANNIQPPKCGLKLEWLPSAFPKSNFGLMTIEFCVSVKEPEVTL from the exons ATGTTGAAAAGTGAAGTGATGtgtgaaaaattaacaaaaaacaatatattatgTCGTGCCACATTGCGTGGTCTAAAAAAGTGTACTTCCTGTGGTTACATTAACGGTCAGCGAGCCTTAATATGTCGTAATGTTAACTGTGATTTGCGTAAAAAGAGACTTGCCGCCATTAAACCTTTTGATCCCATACAATTGATTACATATGGCCGCACAAAACTCTACTCGTTACGCAGTAAAGAGAAATTACTGCAGCCGCGTAATTTTGTAAGCATTACAGATTGTGTGGGACCAATGGAATCGCAACCGGGTGCAGTTTGTTATGTGGACAATTGCAAATATGATGCTTTTGAGCCCACGCATTTAGTTTGTCGACACATTAAGGCCTGTAAAGTGTTGAGGGATGTTGCTCTGGCCGAGGTGTATCCCATAGATAAAAGCATTTTGTGGAATCTTAATATACCAGTTGAACAGAAACAACATTTATGGGATTTATATCAATTGGAGGAGAAAATGATACATCCCATACAGAAACTAAATTCCTCAATTTTCGTGGTGAAATGTGTAGAATCGAAAATGTTTCCGGCTGGCCGTTTACATGTTACCGTTTTCAGTAATATGGTGCCCAATAAAAGCGGTAATTTTTCGTGTTCTTGTAAAAAGCTGAAACTCATTTTGGAACCGGATAATTCGGTGACCATGAAACAAGAAATCTGTGATCATTTGCTATTGTTATTAGCGGCCATCTTAAATAAACCGGAGGGTAAAACATTATATGGTAGATTTTTGGATTTACTGCAGTATTTATGGATGCCTACCAGTCTGAATACGCCCATTGTGGATTGTGGCACTGCTAGACCATCACAATTTATGGACTACGATTTGGGTTTGGTAAAGTGCAAAGAAAGTATTAAAGTTGAAAATGACAATTCAGatgatattttcaatttcactGAGGAGCTGTTTGCGGAAAAT aatatacCTGATTTTTCTGACATCATTTTGGATGTTAACAATGACAAACAAACCAATATACAACAGTTTAAGAAACCTCCACAACAAACGCCTACTTCAGAAATGCATATAAAAGATCCTAAACTTAATGACACCACAGCCTGTATAAATGCTGAAGACTTGGACTTAAATTTTTCCCATATAAAAACGCCGCAACCTATAGAGGCCACAACAGCTAACTCCACAACACAAACTGTCATTGATTTCAATGAGAATGGTCTAAGTGTTATAGAGCAATTCCAACTGAATCACAATATGCAAGTGTCAAATGACAATATAGAACTGGCAAAAGATATAGAAAATCTCAATAATTTAGAGTCTCAAGTAATGGAAACATCAAACATATATCCCATTTACAATAATAAACAGAAATCATTATTAAAAACTTCTATAACTGGCagtaaatttaacaataatgCAGAAGAGCTTAACCTAAAGCCATGTATTAATGTAATTAATACCACAACAGTACCTGTACAGAAATCTATAGTTTTAAAACAAGGTCcagttaaaattataaaacttgCTACACCCATACAAAAGCTGCCCTTTgaaagaaataacaaaattatacaaatatctAAACTAAAtcctaataaaataattttagttaaatcTAATCAAGCTGTggcaaaacaatttattttaccaCAACTAACTGAAGCAAATCCTGCAGACAATAAACTACCCGGTTTAAGTTATGAGAGTTGGTTGGATCATATAATCGAAGTTATAAATGACAGTATTAACATACAAGATTCGTCTAATGTAAAGAGTACGTTTCATGTAcctgaaacaatttttaatcattttaataaaacctTTGCCTTAAATAACAAACGAAGACTGCCAAATACCACTAGTGTTGTAAAAAGTGGTAAATATAAAGATCTTATAAAATATACCTGGTATTTGAATCAAGCCTCTGCGGTGCAAAGAATATTTAGCAGtaaaaat CTGAAAATAGAATTGGAACGCTCATATCAGCGTTTAAATGATGGAGGTTTTGAATTGTATGTACCAGCCACGATACAGTTgacagaaaataacaattttagaccAATATATCCCAAAATTCAACTTTATAAAGCATTTATACAATTCTCAAATAACGCGGAATTATCAGCAAACAATATACAG ccCCCAAAATGTGGCCTTAAATTAGAATGGCTGCCCTCTGCGTTTCCCAAAAGTAATTTTGGTTTAATGACCATCGAATTTTGCGTAAGTGTTAAAGAACCAGAGGTCACACTGTAA